A stretch of the Streptomyces sp. WMMB303 genome encodes the following:
- a CDS encoding cytochrome P450, which produces MPHPPGAMPAPLTDPDSSLTPLHGESFARDPYTVYDRLRGYGALAPVELAPGVSALLVTDYRAALSLLHDSRTWAKDPRPWQETALGASQVRPMLEWRASVLFNDGDTHRRYRGAVVDSLERIEPHVLRDHVCQVADDLVARFGARGEADLIGEYARVLPLLVFNRMFGLSDASSGRLVRGLASMMEGRTPEEAAAGKAEFDAYVAELIAEKKRQRGEDITSCFLHHPANLDDDEVREQLVMCLGAGNEPTGNLIGSSLARMLSDSRYYSTLTAGSLTPRDAIHDVLQNEPPMSNFSPHYARHGVLFHGTWVPEGQLVLVSYAAANTQHGRTAIGEQGQLDHSVGGAHLAWGAGVHACPAQRPALLIATTAIERLTAWLADLELTVAPGDLTWRHGPFHRALTRLPVRFTPTALDSTGATTWMTTSS; this is translated from the coding sequence ATGCCCCACCCGCCCGGCGCGATGCCGGCGCCCCTGACCGATCCCGACTCCTCCCTCACCCCCCTCCACGGGGAGAGCTTCGCGCGCGACCCCTACACGGTGTACGACAGGCTGCGCGGGTACGGTGCGCTGGCACCCGTGGAACTCGCTCCGGGGGTGAGCGCACTCCTGGTCACGGACTACCGTGCCGCGCTGTCGCTGCTGCACGACTCCAGGACGTGGGCGAAGGACCCCCGGCCCTGGCAGGAGACCGCGCTGGGCGCCTCCCAGGTGCGTCCCATGCTGGAGTGGCGGGCCAGCGTCCTGTTCAACGACGGGGACACGCACCGCCGTTACCGCGGAGCGGTCGTGGACAGCCTGGAGCGCATCGAACCGCACGTACTGCGGGACCACGTCTGCCAGGTCGCAGACGACCTCGTCGCACGATTCGGGGCCAGGGGAGAAGCGGACCTGATCGGGGAGTACGCGCGCGTCCTCCCGCTGCTCGTCTTCAACCGCATGTTCGGCCTCTCCGACGCGTCCAGCGGCCGGCTGGTGCGCGGGCTGGCCTCGATGATGGAGGGCCGGACGCCAGAGGAGGCCGCGGCCGGTAAGGCCGAGTTCGACGCCTACGTCGCCGAACTCATCGCGGAGAAAAAGCGGCAGCGCGGTGAGGACATCACCTCCTGCTTCCTGCATCACCCGGCGAACCTCGACGACGACGAGGTCAGGGAGCAGTTGGTGATGTGCCTGGGCGCGGGCAACGAACCGACCGGCAACTTGATCGGTTCCTCGCTGGCCAGGATGCTCTCCGACAGCCGCTACTACAGCACTCTGACCGCAGGGTCCCTCACCCCGCGTGACGCGATCCACGACGTGCTCCAGAACGAGCCGCCCATGTCCAACTTCTCGCCCCACTACGCCAGGCACGGCGTCCTCTTCCACGGCACCTGGGTTCCCGAGGGGCAGCTCGTCCTCGTCTCCTACGCCGCGGCCAACACCCAGCACGGGCGGACCGCGATCGGTGAGCAGGGCCAGCTCGACCATTCGGTCGGCGGCGCCCATCTCGCCTGGGGTGCGGGAGTGCACGCCTGCCCCGCGCAGCGGCCCGCGCTGCTGATCGCGACCACCGCAATCGAGCGACTGACCGCCTGGTTGGCGGACCTGGAGCTTACCGTGGCGCCGGGCGATCTCACCTGGCGGCACGGGCCCTTCCATCGGGCGCTGACCCGGCTCCCGGTCCGTTTCACCCCTACCGCCCTCGACAGCACGGGAGCCACCACGTGGATGACGACCTCGTCGTAG
- a CDS encoding aldo/keto reductase, whose translation MTTAEDDYALLYGCMGLGGTGDAEAGGAAEIGAAEAAVEAALDAGITVFDHADIYRGGRAEAVFGEVLGRAAGLRERIVLQTKCGIRLPEGARPGHYDLRGARIRRRVEESLTRLRTDVLDVLLLHRPDPLADPADIAEALTSLHREGLVRRFGVSNMSAGQIAELQAHLELPLTVDQLEMSLERRDWLEAGVLVNTTAAAGNGFPLGTMEYCRSNGIRLQAWGALAQGRYTGRQETPEQHRTAALLTDLAAAKGTTPETVLLWWLQRHPARIAPVVGTTSPERIRACKEAAGTNPRLTHEEWYELWISARGCPLP comes from the coding sequence GTGACGACAGCTGAAGACGACTACGCCCTGCTGTACGGCTGCATGGGCCTCGGCGGCACCGGGGACGCGGAAGCCGGCGGCGCGGCGGAGATCGGCGCCGCGGAAGCCGCTGTCGAGGCCGCTCTCGACGCCGGGATCACCGTTTTCGACCATGCCGACATCTACCGCGGCGGCAGGGCCGAGGCAGTCTTCGGCGAAGTCCTCGGCCGTGCGGCGGGGTTGCGCGAGCGCATCGTGCTGCAGACGAAGTGCGGCATACGACTGCCCGAAGGCGCCCGCCCCGGCCACTACGACCTGCGCGGTGCACGTATCCGCCGCCGGGTCGAGGAGAGCCTCACCCGGCTGCGCACCGACGTTCTCGACGTCCTCCTGCTGCACCGCCCCGACCCCCTCGCGGACCCGGCCGACATCGCGGAGGCGCTGACCTCGCTGCACCGGGAGGGGCTTGTGCGCCGCTTCGGCGTCTCCAACATGAGCGCCGGCCAGATCGCCGAACTGCAGGCGCACCTGGAGCTGCCGCTGACGGTCGACCAGTTGGAGATGAGCCTGGAGCGGCGGGACTGGCTCGAGGCGGGCGTCCTCGTCAACACCACGGCGGCCGCGGGCAACGGATTTCCGCTGGGGACCATGGAGTACTGCCGCAGCAACGGCATACGCCTCCAGGCGTGGGGTGCCCTCGCTCAGGGCCGTTACACAGGGCGGCAGGAGACACCGGAGCAGCATCGCACCGCGGCGCTGCTGACGGACCTGGCGGCAGCCAAGGGCACGACCCCCGAGACGGTTCTGCTGTGGTGGCTGCAGCGCCACCCGGCCCGGATAGCTCCCGTCGTGGGAACCACCAGTCCCGAACGTATCCGGGCGTGCAAGGAGGCGGCGGGGACGAATCCGCGTCTCACGCATGAGGAGTGGTACGAGCTGTGGATCAGCGCGCGCGGGTGTCCGCTGCCCTGA
- a CDS encoding terpene synthase family protein, whose protein sequence is MTTAVLPVPSFWCPLPGGQRSGAVELGAAATSFVHDYELETDPVQLRRLGQADFGGLTTRTVPAGGSAVLIWIARLHATLFALDDGLCDEGEPTPEYVAAETIRLEEVLTPGAPLRPDDSPFGRALRAIATGLAEHADPEQMDRWRAGMRTYLSALPAETAFRRAEGLPPLQEYLPVWMRAIGMAPATALLPVALGQPVPVEQLNQADVGALTEITWTLVALDNDLYSRPKEIARAGDDLNVVDVLASENGWDAVRALQEAIVLRDRVMALFLALSRQVASGADAPLRHYVRALGQFVRGHVEWASRSSRYTSEAPATADGWFTDQPADSSLQPVAVPRIAWWWEQLVV, encoded by the coding sequence ATGACCACGGCTGTCCTTCCGGTGCCCTCCTTCTGGTGCCCGCTGCCCGGCGGTCAGCGGTCGGGCGCGGTCGAACTGGGTGCAGCGGCGACAAGTTTCGTGCACGACTACGAGCTGGAAACGGATCCTGTCCAACTCCGCAGGCTGGGGCAGGCCGATTTCGGCGGGCTGACGACCCGTACCGTCCCGGCGGGCGGCAGTGCCGTGCTCATCTGGATAGCCCGGCTCCACGCCACTCTCTTCGCGCTCGACGACGGGTTGTGCGACGAGGGTGAGCCGACGCCGGAATACGTTGCTGCTGAAACGATTCGCCTGGAAGAGGTGCTCACCCCCGGCGCGCCGCTGCGCCCCGATGACTCACCGTTCGGAAGAGCCTTGCGGGCGATCGCCACCGGATTGGCGGAGCACGCCGACCCCGAGCAGATGGACCGCTGGCGGGCGGGCATGCGCACCTACCTCTCCGCCCTCCCGGCAGAGACCGCCTTCCGCCGGGCCGAGGGACTGCCCCCGCTCCAGGAGTATCTGCCGGTGTGGATGAGGGCGATAGGAATGGCACCGGCGACCGCGCTGCTGCCCGTCGCCCTCGGCCAACCGGTGCCCGTCGAGCAGCTGAACCAGGCGGACGTCGGAGCGCTGACAGAGATCACCTGGACTCTCGTCGCGCTGGACAACGATCTCTACAGCCGCCCCAAGGAGATCGCCCGCGCTGGCGACGACCTCAACGTCGTCGATGTCCTGGCCTCCGAGAACGGCTGGGACGCGGTCCGGGCCCTGCAAGAGGCGATCGTCCTCCGCGACCGGGTCATGGCGCTCTTCCTCGCGCTCTCCCGGCAGGTCGCCTCCGGCGCGGACGCACCGCTGCGGCACTACGTGCGCGCACTCGGCCAGTTCGTGCGCGGCCACGTGGAGTGGGCGAGCCGCAGCAGTCGCTACACCTCGGAGGCCCCGGCGACCGCCGACGGCTGGTTCACCGACCAACCGGCCGACAGCAGCCTGCAGCCGGTGGCGGTGCCGCGGATCGCCTGGTGGTGGGAGCAGTTGGTGGTTTGA
- a CDS encoding cytochrome P450 produces the protein MTTSPRGQQSSNPAEPPPGCPAHASGTGSDVRFADAVRLYGPEVEADFDAVEARLRHTHGPVAPVRLAGDVGAWLLLGYQENLQAMRNSTLFSRDPRNWNVELAPDSPLAPLTAWAPLPNLTDGPEHARLRGAVTHALETFDRQGVRRYAVRCAHQQIDTFAEVGKADLVSQYTEQLPLRVVARLLGLDEQHVPQLITSVRDMLTGSTTAVHSNALISGLLNDLFTLKRRAPGHDITSSLIRYKTDPARPGSELTEDQLRDEVREHLRLLLTVAHAPTASLLASTLRMTLTDARFRGRLAGGQMSMPHAVEQTLWDQPPFPRLVGRWVKADTVLGRYDLRKGDLVVHAIGAANTDPAIRPADGEPVHNNSSHLTFSAGEHVCPGQELGRAIVETGVDTLLERLPDYRLSVGQETVLEHQALMSRVLESLPVEFTPVARHFPHEQEVVRRPQPAPVVPQHTPAPPPDEPQQPTRRRSLLGRR, from the coding sequence GTGACAACCTCGCCCCGCGGGCAGCAGTCTTCCAACCCCGCAGAGCCGCCGCCCGGCTGCCCCGCACACGCCTCCGGCACGGGAAGCGACGTCCGCTTCGCCGACGCGGTGCGCCTGTACGGGCCGGAGGTCGAGGCCGACTTCGACGCGGTCGAGGCGCGGCTGCGGCACACACACGGCCCGGTCGCCCCGGTCCGGCTCGCCGGTGACGTGGGCGCCTGGTTGCTCCTGGGGTATCAGGAGAACCTCCAGGCGATGCGCAACAGCACACTGTTCTCCCGGGATCCGCGCAACTGGAATGTGGAACTCGCTCCGGACAGCCCGCTGGCGCCGCTGACCGCCTGGGCGCCGCTCCCGAATCTGACCGACGGGCCGGAGCACGCCCGCCTGCGGGGCGCGGTCACCCACGCGCTGGAGACCTTCGACCGGCAGGGGGTACGCCGCTACGCGGTACGCTGCGCGCACCAGCAGATCGACACCTTCGCGGAGGTGGGCAAGGCGGACCTGGTCTCGCAGTACACCGAGCAGCTCCCGCTCCGCGTGGTGGCGCGGCTGCTCGGCCTGGACGAACAGCACGTACCACAGTTGATCACCTCGGTCCGCGACATGCTCACCGGATCGACCACCGCGGTGCACAGCAACGCGCTGATATCCGGGCTGCTCAACGACCTGTTCACACTGAAGCGACGGGCCCCCGGCCACGACATCACCTCCTCCCTCATCCGGTACAAGACCGACCCCGCGCGGCCCGGCTCCGAGCTGACGGAGGACCAGCTACGCGACGAGGTACGCGAGCACCTACGCCTGCTGCTGACCGTCGCGCACGCACCGACCGCCAGCCTGCTGGCCAGCACCCTGCGGATGACGCTGACCGACGCGCGGTTTCGCGGTCGACTCGCGGGAGGCCAGATGAGCATGCCCCACGCCGTGGAGCAGACCCTGTGGGACCAACCGCCGTTCCCCCGGCTGGTCGGCCGGTGGGTGAAGGCCGATACCGTCTTGGGGCGGTACGACCTGCGGAAGGGCGACCTGGTGGTGCACGCCATCGGGGCCGCCAACACCGATCCCGCAATCCGGCCCGCGGACGGGGAGCCGGTGCACAACAACTCCTCCCACCTGACTTTCAGCGCCGGTGAACACGTGTGCCCGGGCCAGGAACTGGGACGGGCCATCGTCGAGACGGGCGTGGACACGTTGTTGGAGCGGCTGCCGGACTACCGCCTGTCGGTGGGGCAGGAGACGGTACTGGAGCATCAGGCCCTGATGTCGCGGGTCCTGGAGTCCCTACCCGTGGAATTCACCCCGGTGGCCCGGCACTTCCCCCACGAACAGGAGGTCGTGCGCCGCCCGCAGCCCGCCCCTGTCGTCCCGCAGCACACCCCGGCCCCGCCGCCTGACGAGCCGCAGCAGCCCACCAGGCGGCGCTCGCTGCTGGGCCGCCGCTGA
- a CDS encoding chitinase has product MPTTSQAAPARQNAAAEFVVSESQFNQMFPNRNSFYTYSGLTAALDAYPGFANTGSDTVKRQEAAAFLANVSHETGGLVHIVEQNESNYPHYCDAGQPYGCPAGQAAYYGRGPIQLSWNFNYKAAGDALGIDLLNDPYQVERNAAVSWKTALWYWNTQSGPGSMTPHRAMVDGVGFGETIRAINGSLECDGGNPGQVQSRIDKYRQFTAILGVPTGGNLSC; this is encoded by the coding sequence ATGCCCACGACCTCCCAGGCTGCTCCGGCCCGGCAGAATGCGGCAGCGGAGTTCGTCGTCAGCGAAAGCCAGTTCAACCAGATGTTCCCGAACCGGAACTCCTTCTACACCTACAGCGGGCTCACCGCTGCCCTGGACGCCTACCCGGGTTTCGCCAACACCGGCAGCGACACGGTCAAGCGGCAGGAGGCCGCGGCATTCCTGGCCAACGTCAGCCACGAGACCGGCGGACTCGTCCACATCGTCGAGCAGAACGAGAGCAACTACCCCCACTACTGCGACGCCGGCCAACCGTACGGCTGCCCCGCCGGGCAGGCCGCCTACTACGGGCGGGGCCCCATTCAGCTCAGCTGGAACTTCAACTACAAGGCCGCGGGTGACGCGTTGGGGATCGACCTGCTCAACGACCCGTATCAGGTCGAACGCAACGCGGCAGTCTCCTGGAAGACCGCTCTGTGGTACTGGAACACCCAGTCCGGTCCCGGGAGCATGACCCCGCACCGCGCCATGGTCGACGGCGTGGGCTTCGGCGAGACAATCCGGGCGATCAACGGCAGCCTGGAGTGCGACGGCGGAAACCCCGGCCAGGTCCAGAGCCGGATCGACAAATACCGGCAGTTCACCGCCATCCTGGGGGTTCCCACGGGAGGCAATCTCAGCTGCTGA
- a CDS encoding TOPRIM nucleotidyl transferase/hydrolase domain-containing protein: MTDIGAFRDAVTGWAAGGTGDTARELAARLCVRTVVLVEGASDLAAVDALAAGRSRDLAAEGICVLPMGGAMSVGRFAAVLGPTGLGLRLTGLCDEAERRYYARGWERAGAAPQDFFVCAADLEDELIRTLGTARVAQLVRAQGEERALRTFLHQPAQQGRTPQQQLRRFLGTKKGRKIQYGRVLVEALAPDRVPAPLEDLLAVL, from the coding sequence ATGACTGACATCGGGGCGTTCCGGGATGCGGTGACCGGCTGGGCTGCCGGTGGCACCGGTGACACCGCGCGCGAGCTGGCGGCCCGGCTGTGTGTGCGGACCGTCGTCCTCGTCGAGGGAGCCAGCGATCTGGCGGCGGTCGACGCGTTGGCCGCGGGGCGCAGCCGGGACCTGGCGGCCGAAGGGATCTGCGTGCTGCCGATGGGCGGTGCGATGAGCGTCGGGCGCTTCGCCGCCGTTCTCGGGCCGACCGGTCTGGGTCTGCGGCTGACCGGGCTGTGCGACGAGGCGGAGCGGCGGTACTACGCGCGCGGGTGGGAGCGCGCCGGTGCGGCACCGCAGGATTTCTTCGTCTGCGCCGCGGACCTGGAGGACGAGCTCATCCGCACGCTGGGCACGGCACGCGTGGCGCAACTCGTCCGGGCGCAGGGCGAGGAGCGCGCGCTGCGGACCTTCCTTCACCAGCCCGCGCAGCAGGGCCGCACTCCGCAGCAGCAGCTGCGGCGCTTCCTCGGCACCAAGAAGGGCCGCAAGATCCAATACGGTCGCGTCCTCGTCGAGGCACTCGCCCCCGACCGGGTGCCGGCTCCGCTCGAGGATCTGTTGGCCGTGCTCTGA
- a CDS encoding VOC family protein, with protein MTLTWKLVIDSTNAPALADFWAAALGYEVEDPSALIEELLAAGHIGEEAVTEHRGRKTFRGFAAIRHPEDPFDEVSGVGGGRRLLFQDVPETKSGKNRLHIDVHSGPNGLEALVARLEELGATRLREVDQGPAGRWWVLEDPEGNEFCAA; from the coding sequence ATGACACTGACGTGGAAGTTGGTCATCGACAGCACGAACGCGCCCGCTCTCGCGGACTTCTGGGCCGCGGCGCTGGGTTACGAGGTGGAGGACCCCAGCGCCCTGATCGAGGAGCTGCTGGCCGCCGGGCACATCGGCGAGGAGGCGGTGACCGAGCACCGCGGCCGCAAGACGTTCCGCGGCTTCGCGGCGATCCGCCACCCCGAGGACCCGTTCGACGAGGTCAGCGGCGTCGGAGGCGGTCGCCGACTGCTCTTCCAGGACGTGCCGGAGACCAAGTCCGGCAAGAACCGCCTGCACATCGACGTGCACAGCGGGCCGAACGGCCTCGAGGCACTGGTGGCGCGGCTGGAGGAACTGGGCGCGACCCGGCTCCGCGAGGTCGACCAGGGGCCCGCCGGACGCTGGTGGGTCCTTGAGGACCCTGAAGGCAACGAGTTCTGCGCGGCATAG
- a CDS encoding cytochrome P450, giving the protein MDDDLVVEPTGSDLHGEAERLRARGPAVRVRLPEDIGAWAVSDFDWLRELLTDPRVSKDPEQHWSAWRRGEHRQSWARWWVGQSSMLTAYGADHRRLRRLVAPAFSARRIEALAPAIRCRTGELLEEMAVTAPGASVDLRTAFAHPLPMAVICELFGIPAGDQRAVGEVFDLMMNSFDDLERAQTAQADALEIFRRLVAHKREQPGEDLTSALVSARDEDDGSRLTEQELLDTLFTMVGAGHETTVNLIGNAVHALLTHPEQLALVQAGSATWSDVVEETLRWAPSIANLPLRFAVEDIPLPDGSGTIREGEAILPAYAAAGRSPDKHGPDAHVFDLTRAEPEHLAFGHGVHFCLGAPLARMEGRIALSALFERFPRLRLATAPEHIPQVPSWIAHGHRRLPVLLT; this is encoded by the coding sequence GTGGATGACGACCTCGTCGTAGAACCGACCGGGAGCGACCTGCACGGTGAAGCCGAGCGCTTGCGCGCCCGGGGTCCCGCCGTCCGAGTGCGGCTCCCGGAGGACATCGGCGCCTGGGCCGTCAGCGACTTCGACTGGCTGAGGGAACTGCTGACCGACCCCCGGGTCTCCAAGGATCCGGAACAGCACTGGTCGGCCTGGCGGCGGGGCGAGCACCGGCAGAGCTGGGCCCGTTGGTGGGTGGGCCAGAGCAGCATGCTCACCGCCTACGGAGCCGACCACCGGCGGCTGCGCCGGCTGGTGGCTCCCGCCTTCAGCGCCCGCCGTATCGAAGCACTCGCTCCCGCGATCCGGTGCCGGACCGGTGAACTGCTGGAGGAGATGGCGGTCACGGCCCCGGGTGCGAGCGTCGACCTGCGCACCGCCTTCGCGCATCCGTTGCCCATGGCCGTCATCTGCGAGCTCTTCGGTATCCCGGCGGGCGACCAACGCGCGGTGGGAGAGGTCTTCGACCTCATGATGAACTCCTTCGACGACCTGGAGAGAGCGCAGACCGCCCAGGCGGACGCGCTCGAGATCTTCCGCCGGCTGGTCGCGCACAAGCGGGAGCAGCCGGGGGAGGACCTCACCAGCGCGCTGGTCTCCGCGCGGGACGAGGACGACGGCTCACGGCTGACGGAGCAGGAGCTGCTGGACACCCTGTTCACCATGGTCGGGGCGGGACACGAGACCACGGTGAACCTCATCGGAAACGCCGTGCACGCGCTGCTCACCCACCCCGAGCAACTCGCTCTGGTCCAAGCCGGCTCGGCGACCTGGAGCGACGTCGTCGAGGAGACCCTGCGCTGGGCTCCGAGCATCGCCAACCTCCCCCTGCGGTTCGCCGTCGAGGACATCCCGCTGCCGGACGGGAGCGGCACCATCCGCGAGGGGGAGGCGATCCTGCCCGCGTACGCCGCCGCCGGCCGTTCCCCCGACAAACACGGACCGGATGCCCATGTCTTCGACCTCACCCGGGCCGAGCCGGAGCACCTCGCGTTCGGGCACGGCGTGCACTTCTGCCTCGGCGCGCCACTGGCCCGCATGGAGGGCCGGATCGCCCTCTCGGCGCTCTTCGAACGCTTCCCCCGCCTGCGCCTGGCCACAGCACCCGAGCACATCCCGCAGGTCCCGTCCTGGATCGCCCACGGTCACCGGCGGCTCCCGGTGTTGCTGACCTGA
- a CDS encoding tryptophan 7-halogenase has product MVGQRGHGVVIGSGICGLTAARVLTEHFDSVTLLERDALPDGDERRRGTPQARHVHGLLARGAAHLEDLFPGLRAELARAGAPVYDHGAGARTRVWAGSLPTVTVGLEVQTAHRDALEGALRRRVTAMEKVTVRDATTVTGLHTSQDGTRVAGVSVTPASGGDAEVIEADLVVDASGRNSALPDWLTAAGYPAPKETVVDGGLAYATRTVQVEQEQPAEGLQQMNQPPDRPGGAYASHTGGGRWTVTLFGAGGQHPPVDSEGWLSYAESLGNEDLDRLLEQSTPVSGVFQYKATANRRWEYAGMRRWPEGLVALGDSATAFNPVFGQGMTIAVGQCVALGEALSARGGDLAGLGRQTQRMVARSARIPWLMATSDDLVWSYAMRGARLPLHWRATAWYKHRLLHLATRDPGVVTTFMRVYHMLASPAAMAAPRIMGRVLFSAKSPSPPSAAEPDTAPRGG; this is encoded by the coding sequence ATGGTCGGACAGCGTGGACACGGAGTGGTCATAGGCAGCGGCATCTGCGGACTGACCGCTGCGCGTGTGCTGACGGAGCATTTCGACAGCGTGACGCTGCTGGAGCGGGACGCGCTGCCCGACGGGGACGAGCGGCGACGCGGCACCCCACAGGCGCGCCATGTCCACGGACTGCTGGCCCGCGGCGCCGCGCACCTGGAGGACCTCTTCCCGGGGCTGCGGGCGGAGCTGGCCCGGGCTGGAGCACCCGTCTACGATCACGGGGCCGGTGCCCGTACCCGCGTGTGGGCCGGATCGCTGCCGACCGTCACGGTCGGCCTCGAGGTTCAGACCGCGCACCGTGACGCTCTGGAGGGGGCGCTGCGGCGACGGGTCACCGCCATGGAGAAGGTCACGGTCCGGGATGCCACCACGGTGACGGGTCTGCACACGAGCCAGGACGGCACCCGGGTCGCGGGGGTGTCGGTGACACCGGCTTCGGGCGGCGACGCGGAGGTCATCGAGGCGGACCTCGTCGTCGACGCCTCCGGGCGGAACTCGGCCCTGCCCGACTGGTTGACCGCGGCGGGGTACCCGGCGCCGAAGGAGACAGTGGTGGACGGCGGCCTCGCCTACGCCACTCGCACGGTTCAGGTGGAGCAGGAGCAGCCCGCGGAGGGCCTGCAGCAGATGAATCAGCCTCCTGACCGTCCCGGGGGTGCCTACGCCTCGCACACCGGAGGGGGCCGGTGGACGGTCACCCTCTTCGGTGCGGGCGGTCAGCATCCTCCGGTGGACAGCGAGGGCTGGCTCTCCTATGCCGAGAGCCTGGGCAACGAGGATCTGGACCGGCTGCTGGAGCAGAGCACCCCGGTCTCGGGTGTGTTCCAGTACAAAGCGACGGCCAACCGGCGGTGGGAGTACGCCGGGATGCGCCGCTGGCCCGAGGGGCTGGTCGCGCTCGGCGACAGCGCGACCGCCTTCAACCCCGTCTTCGGACAGGGCATGACGATCGCCGTCGGGCAGTGTGTCGCGCTCGGCGAGGCGCTCTCCGCACGTGGCGGAGACCTGGCGGGGCTCGGGCGGCAGACCCAGCGAATGGTGGCGCGATCGGCCCGGATCCCCTGGCTGATGGCCACCTCGGACGACCTGGTCTGGTCCTACGCCATGCGCGGGGCGCGGCTGCCGCTGCACTGGCGGGCGACAGCCTGGTACAAGCATCGGCTACTGCATCTGGCAACCCGCGACCCCGGAGTGGTCACGACCTTCATGCGCGTCTACCACATGCTCGCGAGCCCCGCCGCGATGGCCGCTCCCCGCATCATGGGCCGTGTGCTGTTCTCGGCCAAGAGCCCGTCCCCGCCCTCCGCGGCCGAGCCGGATACGGCACCCCGCGGAGGCTGA
- a CDS encoding alpha/beta fold hydrolase, with the protein MPAAVPQAAVLVLHGGRADGLEAPPPWNLPGARMRPFVRMIGRATAGQGVVLGTVRYRHRGWNGDRQDPARDARQALTELADRVGEVPVVLLGHSMGGRAALRVAGHPSVRGVVGLAPWCPPGEPVAHLAGSRLALVHGDRDRTTDPRASEEFVRRARAGGAEARMIPVPGGDHAMLRRPGFWHRLTTRLVTGLLDPTARPPRAAAR; encoded by the coding sequence ATGCCGGCTGCCGTACCGCAGGCCGCAGTCCTGGTCCTGCACGGTGGCCGTGCCGACGGGTTGGAAGCCCCGCCGCCGTGGAACCTGCCCGGCGCCCGGATGCGGCCCTTCGTGCGGATGATCGGGCGGGCGACCGCTGGGCAGGGTGTGGTGCTCGGCACGGTCCGCTATCGCCACCGGGGCTGGAACGGCGACCGCCAGGACCCGGCGCGGGACGCCCGGCAGGCCCTCACGGAGCTGGCGGACCGGGTGGGCGAGGTTCCGGTCGTGCTGCTCGGGCACTCGATGGGCGGCCGGGCCGCGCTGCGGGTGGCAGGACATCCGAGTGTGCGGGGCGTCGTCGGCCTCGCGCCCTGGTGCCCCCCGGGGGAGCCGGTGGCACACCTCGCCGGCTCGCGCCTCGCCCTCGTGCACGGTGACCGCGACCGGACGACGGATCCCCGCGCTTCGGAGGAGTTCGTACGACGGGCCCGGGCCGGGGGAGCGGAGGCCCGCATGATTCCGGTGCCGGGTGGGGACCACGCGATGCTCCGCCGACCGGGCTTCTGGCACCGTCTCACCACTCGCCTGGTCACCGGGCTGCTGGACCCCACGGCACGGCCGCCGCGCGCCGCCGCTCGGTAG
- a CDS encoding ABATE domain-containing protein yields MDAPAATGLTLYSRSGAAYRFDPGALCLELLTTGGPGPYRRYEVLHEPTDLADWAARSRLTPTPLLDISAAEAAEARRLRDALFRVVVTHTRGEPHPPDDLEVLNAAAARPPLAPVLTPAGDRQWAAPSSGAQLLATVARDAVELLTGPFAHRVRTCAAGNCQLMFVDTSRPGRRRWCSMEHCGNLHKVRAARARRSVEG; encoded by the coding sequence ATGGATGCACCGGCCGCCACAGGTCTGACGCTGTACTCCCGTTCCGGTGCGGCCTACCGGTTCGACCCCGGCGCGCTGTGCCTCGAGCTGCTGACCACCGGCGGCCCGGGCCCCTACCGTCGGTACGAGGTCCTGCACGAGCCGACCGATCTGGCCGACTGGGCGGCCCGTTCGCGGCTGACGCCGACACCCCTACTGGACATCTCCGCTGCCGAGGCGGCAGAGGCGCGCCGACTGCGCGATGCACTGTTCCGGGTGGTCGTCACCCATACGCGCGGAGAGCCGCACCCGCCCGACGATCTGGAGGTCCTCAACGCGGCCGCGGCCCGGCCGCCGCTGGCTCCCGTCCTCACCCCGGCCGGGGACCGGCAGTGGGCCGCGCCCTCCAGCGGCGCGCAGTTGCTGGCCACCGTCGCCCGGGACGCGGTCGAACTGCTGACCGGCCCCTTCGCGCACCGCGTCCGCACCTGTGCCGCCGGGAACTGCCAACTGATGTTCGTCGACACCTCACGCCCCGGCCGCCGCCGCTGGTGCTCCATGGAGCACTGCGGCAACCTGCACAAGGTCCGCGCGGCGCGGGCCCGCCGCTCCGTGGAGGGCTGA